Within Desulfovibrio psychrotolerans, the genomic segment CGCTTCCTGCTTGTTTTCCATGCCTATGAGGAACCACCACAGACCGCCTATGAGCAGGGCAAGCGCCAGCGTGACCAGCACGGCGATGATAATGATGGTGCGGCTGTGCTCCTCAAGGTCGGCGCGGGCCTGCGCGTAGTCGGATTCCTGCAGTATCCACCAGTCGGTGCCGGGCACCTTGAACGCGCTGGAGTAGGCCATGCCTTCGCCGTCCAGCGCAGTGCGGGCGGCAAAGGGAATGACGCTCTCTTCCGCAGGCGGCACCGGCAGTGAGAGTTTGCGCAGGCCTTCAGGCAGCCACGGGGCCACCTCTTCCAGATTGTCTGCCGTGCGCTGCACCAGCCGGGTGCGGTGTCCCTTGCCCGCCAGCGGCGAGGAGGCCACAAGCTCGCTTATCTTGCCGGAAACCATGCGGCTGAGCATGAGCACGGCCACGGGGGTTCCCTTGCCTTCTTCAAACTGAGGCGGGTAGATGGGCAGGAAGATATCCATCAGCAGGCCGCTGGGGGTTGCCCGTGCCGGAGAATAGTGCGGTACGGGCCGATGCAGCACGGAGCGCACATACTCCGCCTGCAGCGGAGAGAGCGAGGCGGTGCTGGCATCGGTGGCGATGTAGGTCTGGCCGTGGTTGTTGACGATGCGCCCGGACGAAAAGCCCGCGTAGCTGGCAAATTCTCCCAGCAGGCTGCGCATCATGGGCAGTTGCTGGGCCAGCATGCCCGCATCCTGCGACTGCTGGGTGTGGGAGAGTAGGCTGGTCAGGTCGGTGCCCAGTTCGTGCACCTCTGACGCGAAGAGACGGAACATGTCTGCGTTGATGAGCCTGTCTCCCTGTTCTGCCAGACCGGCAAGCCATGTGGAGACCACCTCCGTGCGGCTGTTGGCCATAAGCTCCTGCTGCTTGGCAAGGGTGGAGACAAGCTGAGCCTCCTTGCCGCGTATGCTGAGCACGGAGAGCGACACGGAAGCAATGACGGTGAGCGTGAGCAGGCAGGCGCCGAAGAGGATCATCCTGCCGCGTCTGCTCTTTTCTCTGGTTCCGTTGGGTACGGTGGGTTCTGCCATAGTCAACTCCGGAATAGGTTGTCGGCTTGCGCCGGGTTGTCTGACGGTTCCATGCGGTTATTGCGCCGGGACATGGGCCCAGCGGTATGATTCATTGACGGAATACTGCGGAAGATAGTGTCCGTAGCGGTCGTGCCCGAGCACCAGATCGGTCTGGTTATCCAGCACCCA encodes:
- a CDS encoding HD domain-containing phosphohydrolase, encoding MAEPTVPNGTREKSRRGRMILFGACLLTLTVIASVSLSVLSIRGKEAQLVSTLAKQQELMANSRTEVVSTWLAGLAEQGDRLINADMFRLFASEVHELGTDLTSLLSHTQQSQDAGMLAQQLPMMRSLLGEFASYAGFSSGRIVNNHGQTYIATDASTASLSPLQAEYVRSVLHRPVPHYSPARATPSGLLMDIFLPIYPPQFEEGKGTPVAVLMLSRMVSGKISELVASSPLAGKGHRTRLVQRTADNLEEVAPWLPEGLRKLSLPVPPAEESVIPFAARTALDGEGMAYSSAFKVPGTDWWILQESDYAQARADLEEHSRTIIIIAVLVTLALALLIGGLWWFLIGMENKQEAKEFKTLANTISEQKRLLDSINNTIADFIALKGTDGVYRYVNPAFAAAVGRPVEEMVGLDDAAVFGFETARRLKKSDELVNFSGQPVTVEETIFLQSRKYHVLVSKAPFCDAESCEGIVSVFRDVTDAVEAQERNRRVVRQTVEALVTTIEHSDPYLGGHTRMLCALSAEMAKAMNLTDAERATVEAAANLSQVGKMFVPQEILNKPGVLSEEEKTQMERHVEHARDVLKNIDFDLPVVDAIYQMNERLDGSGYPKGLRNGEIMIAAQVLGLANTFCALVRPRAYRPAKPVDVAMEIMAGLSDHYDPVVVETLKTVLRSPAGEKIIAEIPAA